The following proteins come from a genomic window of Nicotiana tomentosiformis chromosome 12, ASM39032v3, whole genome shotgun sequence:
- the LOC138902709 gene encoding uncharacterized protein yields MDSNKNTEQEEPQHIINMIIGGVDIPQGPMLKLTKVSIRREKWTRDYVPEGALSFKDEDTKGIVQPHNNALIISVLINKSRIKNVLIDPGSSANIIRSRVVEQLGLQDQIVPVVRVLNGFNMACKTTKGEITLSVNVVGTVQEAKFYVIEGDMRRNALFGRQWIHNMRAVPSTLHQVLKFPTPGGVQIVYGEQLAAKEMFAVDQVISVSMLSTSEDPNRMVKDVAK; encoded by the coding sequence ATGGATTCTAATAAGAATACTGAGCAGGAAGAGCCTCagcacatcattaacatgatcatcggtggagtcgacATTCCCCAAGGTCCGATGCTAAAActcaccaaagtatccatcagaagggaaaaatggactcgcGATTACGTACCAGAAGGAGCCTTGTCGTTCAAAGACGAAGACACTAAGGGGATCGTGCAACCCCACAATAACGCACTGATAATAtcggtactcataaataaatctcgaattaagaatgtattaattgatccaggtagctcagccaacatcatcagatcgagggtcgtggaacaacttggactacaagatcagatcgtacctgtGGTCCGAGTcctgaacgggttcaacatggcatgcaagaccactaaaggggaaatAACATTATCGGTGAACGTCGTCGGAACCGTGcaggaagccaagttctatgtaattgaaggggatatgagacgcaacgctttgttcgggaggcaatggattcacaacatgagagcagtaccctcgacactgcaccaggtgctgaaattcccaacacccggAGGAGTCCAAATAGTTTATGGGGAACAACTGGCCGCCAAGGAGATGTTCGCAGTCGATCAGGTGATCTCGGTATCCATGCTCTCGACATCGGAGGATCCGAATCGGATGGTCAAAGACgtggccaaatag